A portion of the Algimonas porphyrae genome contains these proteins:
- a CDS encoding NAD+ synthase, giving the protein MTDRLRIASCQLNPVVGDIWGNEAKMDAAYARAKSDGVDIAVFPELMILGYPPEDLVLRPTVIDDCRKACERLAGKTTDGPALLTTSPWLDHGNLYNAALWMEAGKIKHVRLKHHLPNYGVFDEARVFTRGPLPMPITFKGVTIGLPICEDLWQPGVADHLADHGAEIMLSPNGSPWRRTAHAERTAALGEKVFNEGLPLVYVNQIGGQDELVFDGSSWSMAADGTIVQSLKSFVEDYDVAEWEMHDGTWVCVSAKTEAHLSGLEADWRACCLGLGDYVNKNGFKQIVLGLSGGVDSAICAAIATDALGPERVWSVMMPSEYTSGDSLEDAKDCANALGIRYDIIPIRPARDAFSDMLAPLFDGLEPDTTEENIQSRIRGLTLMAISNKFGPMLVTTGNKSEMAVGYATIYGDMSGGYNPIKDLYKTEVFDLCNWRNANNPDDMLGGDRPIPERIITKPPSAELRADQKDSDSLPDYPVLDDILMGLIEQELPVEDIVARGHTRGDVIRIQRLLYIAEYKRRQAPPGVKIGSKNFGRDRRYPITNRYRDRFDD; this is encoded by the coding sequence ATGACCGATCGCCTGCGCATTGCCTCCTGCCAGCTCAACCCCGTTGTCGGTGATATTTGGGGAAATGAGGCGAAGATGGATGCCGCCTATGCGCGGGCCAAATCCGATGGTGTGGATATTGCTGTCTTCCCGGAACTGATGATCCTGGGCTATCCGCCTGAAGACCTCGTCTTGCGGCCGACCGTAATCGATGATTGCCGCAAGGCCTGCGAACGTCTGGCGGGAAAAACCACCGATGGTCCGGCGCTTCTGACGACATCGCCCTGGCTTGATCATGGCAATCTCTACAATGCGGCGCTCTGGATGGAAGCGGGTAAAATCAAGCACGTAAGGCTGAAACATCATCTGCCAAACTATGGTGTGTTTGACGAGGCGCGCGTATTTACGCGCGGGCCTCTTCCCATGCCAATCACGTTCAAGGGCGTGACCATCGGGCTGCCGATCTGTGAAGATTTGTGGCAGCCGGGTGTCGCCGACCATCTGGCCGATCACGGCGCGGAGATCATGCTGTCGCCCAACGGCTCGCCTTGGCGACGGACCGCCCATGCGGAACGCACGGCGGCACTGGGCGAAAAGGTCTTCAATGAGGGTCTGCCGCTTGTCTATGTCAATCAGATAGGCGGTCAGGACGAGCTGGTCTTCGACGGATCCAGTTGGTCCATGGCGGCTGACGGCACGATCGTGCAGTCGCTCAAAAGCTTCGTAGAAGATTATGATGTGGCGGAATGGGAGATGCACGACGGCACATGGGTATGTGTGTCGGCCAAGACGGAGGCGCATTTGTCGGGCCTTGAGGCGGACTGGCGCGCCTGCTGCTTGGGCCTGGGCGATTATGTCAACAAGAACGGGTTCAAGCAGATCGTCCTTGGCCTGTCCGGTGGCGTGGATAGCGCCATTTGCGCCGCGATCGCGACGGATGCGCTGGGCCCTGAGCGTGTCTGGTCCGTAATGATGCCGAGCGAATATACGTCGGGCGACAGTCTCGAGGATGCCAAGGACTGTGCGAATGCACTTGGCATTCGCTACGACATCATACCGATCCGTCCGGCGCGGGATGCGTTTTCCGACATGCTTGCCCCACTTTTCGACGGGCTGGAGCCCGACACGACCGAAGAGAATATTCAATCGCGCATTCGGGGTCTGACCTTGATGGCGATCAGTAACAAGTTCGGGCCGATGCTGGTCACGACGGGCAACAAGTCCGAAATGGCCGTCGGTTACGCCACCATTTATGGGGACATGTCGGGCGGCTACAATCCGATCAAGGATCTCTACAAGACCGAAGTCTTCGACCTCTGTAACTGGCGGAACGCGAACAATCCGGACGACATGCTGGGTGGGGATCGCCCAATTCCCGAACGCATCATCACCAAGCCGCCCTCGGCGGAGTTGCGCGCCGATCAGAAGGATAGCGATAGCCTGCCCGACTATCCGGTGCTGGATGACATTCTGATGGGGCTGATCGAACAGGAACTTCCGGTCGAGGATATTGTCGCGCGGGGGCATACGCGGGGTGATGTCATCCGTATCCAGCGCTTGCTTTACATCGCCGAATATAAGAGACGGCAGGCCCCACCCGGCGTGAAGATCGGTTCGAAGAATTTCGGTCGCGACCGCCGTTATCCGATCACCAATCGCTATCGCGACCGTTTCGACGATTGA
- the gltX gene encoding glutamate--tRNA ligase: MTSSTTQTRVRFAPSPTGKLHVGNVRTALMNVLHARKSGGTFILRIDDTDTTRGSAELEQGLKDDLSWLGLHWQETFNQSDRFKLYDEAAEKLKDMGLLYPAYDTSEELDRQRKLQAVKGKPPIYDRRALELTDAQKAAYEAEGRQPHWRFKLSGQSVSWTDMVRGEQSIETSSISDPVLIRGDGTYLYTLPSVFDDIESGITHVIRGEDHVTNSGAQIEIFRALQGDMGGGTEPRFAHTPLLVDKDGGKLSKRLDSLSMRQLREDGYEPMAILSLLAKIGTSDPVEERFTLKQLVEEFSFDKIGRAPARFDDDELRGLNAKILHETPYAQVKDRLDALGVAGGEAFWLAIRDNIDVVDDAAGWNTILFAPMAGLIDADDKTFCDTAAELLSDETDWSGLIKTLKAHTDRKGKGLFMPLRKALTGRNHGPEMGPLLSLMGPERARARLRGETA; encoded by the coding sequence ATGACCAGCTCAACCACGCAGACTCGGGTCCGTTTCGCGCCCAGCCCGACCGGTAAGCTCCATGTCGGCAATGTCCGCACGGCGCTGATGAATGTGCTGCATGCGCGCAAGTCCGGTGGCACCTTCATTCTGAGGATCGATGACACGGATACGACGCGTGGCAGTGCGGAACTGGAGCAGGGGCTAAAGGATGATCTCAGCTGGCTGGGACTGCATTGGCAGGAAACATTCAACCAGTCGGACCGGTTCAAGCTTTATGACGAAGCCGCTGAAAAGCTGAAAGATATGGGTCTGCTCTACCCGGCCTATGACACGTCGGAAGAGCTGGACCGTCAACGCAAGCTGCAAGCCGTGAAAGGCAAGCCGCCCATCTATGACCGCCGGGCGCTGGAGCTGACGGATGCTCAGAAGGCGGCCTATGAAGCCGAAGGCCGACAGCCGCACTGGCGCTTCAAACTGTCGGGCCAGTCCGTCAGCTGGACAGATATGGTTCGGGGTGAGCAAAGCATCGAGACGAGCAGTATTTCCGATCCCGTCCTGATCCGCGGTGACGGGACCTATCTTTACACGCTGCCGAGCGTTTTTGACGATATCGAGTCCGGCATCACCCATGTCATTCGCGGTGAGGACCATGTCACGAATAGCGGCGCGCAGATCGAGATCTTCCGCGCCCTTCAGGGTGATATGGGGGGCGGGACGGAACCCCGCTTCGCCCATACGCCACTGCTGGTCGACAAGGATGGCGGCAAGCTCTCCAAACGTCTCGATAGCCTGTCCATGAGGCAGCTGCGCGAAGACGGCTATGAGCCGATGGCGATCCTGTCGCTGCTGGCCAAAATCGGCACGTCTGACCCGGTCGAGGAGCGTTTTACCTTGAAGCAGCTGGTCGAGGAGTTCTCCTTCGACAAGATTGGACGTGCCCCGGCCCGGTTTGACGATGACGAATTGCGCGGTCTGAATGCGAAGATCCTGCACGAAACACCCTACGCGCAGGTGAAGGACCGACTGGACGCGCTTGGCGTCGCAGGCGGCGAAGCCTTCTGGCTGGCGATTCGCGACAATATCGATGTGGTCGATGATGCGGCGGGCTGGAACACGATCCTGTTCGCGCCCATGGCCGGTCTGATCGACGCGGACGACAAGACCTTCTGCGATACGGCAGCAGAACTTCTGAGCGACGAGACGGACTGGTCCGGCCTGATCAAAACACTCAAGGCGCATACGGACCGCAAGGGCAAGGGTCTGTTCATGCCGCTGCGCAAGGCGCTGACTGGGCGTAATCACGGTCCGGAAATGGGGCCGCTGCTCAGCCTGATGGGGCCGGAGCGCGCGCGGGCCCGTCTGCGGGGCGAAACCGCCTGA
- a CDS encoding phytoene/squalene synthase family protein has protein sequence MPDPQGDRLARQGRQSIEAGSKSFALASRVLPPRIRDDASMLYAWCRYCDDVIDGQEMGHGQIADYRDGQAERLKKLRDQTRAALHGQATDPIFQGLARVVERNDIPHRHAFELLKGFEMDAEERVYHTIDDLLDYAYHVAGVVGVMMAMIMGTRDAPTLDRASDLGLAFQLTNIARDVIDDARADRVFVPQSLLIRHGAPVAPDLLKQHANWPAAHKAAIDLIDIAEDYYASARTGIRALPFRCAWAISAALSVYREIGEVLRVGGPEAWHGRVGASASRKMRLAVRAGRPALMRSFVREVPRDGFYMRPAD, from the coding sequence ATGCCGGACCCGCAGGGGGACAGGCTCGCCCGGCAGGGGCGTCAATCGATCGAAGCCGGGAGTAAAAGCTTCGCGCTTGCCTCCCGGGTCCTGCCACCTCGCATTCGCGATGATGCCTCCATGCTCTATGCTTGGTGCCGCTATTGCGATGACGTCATTGACGGACAAGAAATGGGTCACGGCCAGATCGCGGATTATCGCGACGGACAAGCGGAACGGTTGAAAAAGCTCCGCGACCAGACGCGGGCTGCCCTACATGGTCAGGCCACAGACCCCATCTTTCAGGGTCTGGCACGTGTCGTGGAACGAAATGATATCCCGCACCGCCACGCATTCGAGCTGCTGAAAGGGTTCGAGATGGACGCTGAGGAGCGCGTCTATCATACAATCGATGATCTACTCGATTATGCCTACCATGTAGCCGGCGTAGTCGGTGTGATGATGGCGATGATCATGGGTACGCGCGACGCGCCGACGCTCGACCGGGCCAGTGATCTGGGACTGGCCTTTCAGCTGACGAACATCGCCCGCGACGTCATCGACGATGCGCGGGCTGACAGGGTGTTCGTGCCGCAATCGCTGCTGATCCGGCACGGCGCGCCTGTCGCACCGGATTTGCTGAAACAGCATGCCAACTGGCCCGCGGCACACAAGGCTGCCATCGATCTGATCGATATAGCGGAAGACTATTACGCGTCAGCCCGGACGGGCATTCGCGCGCTGCCCTTCCGGTGCGCTTGGGCAATCAGCGCGGCGCTGAGCGTGTACCGCGAAATCGGCGAAGTGTTGCGGGTTGGCGGTCCGGAAGCCTGGCACGGTCGGGTCGGGGCCAGCGCTAGCCGGAAAATGCGTCTGGCCGTCAGGGCGGGCAGGCCTGCGCTCATGCGGTCTTTTGTCAGAGAGGTTCCGCGGGACGGGTTTTACATGCGGCCTGCCGACTAG
- the trpE gene encoding anthranilate synthase component I, which translates to MTPELSPSREAFRTSDAPQLVFARVINDIDTPVSAFIKAGLGKPYAFLFESVQGGEQRGRFSFFGFDPDLIWRSDGERALLSRNGGVYTDMPGQPLDALRALISECRFDLPDNLPPMTAGLFGYLGYDMIRHVEVLAQPNPDPIGTPDAIMVRPRTVCIFDQVKQEIIVAALVPPGGDYDAAQSRIESTIADLDGPTPASPSSSVQVPEIAPALGTDLPVFSDRVKAARDYILAGDVFQVVIGQRLSAPMVASPFALYRALRRMNPSPFLYFLDFDDHQIIGSSPEILVRLRDGVVTIRPIAGTRPRGKTLAEDIENERSLLADPKECAEHLMLLDLGRNDVGRVVKAGSVRVTERFIVERYSHVMHIVSNVEGDIREDLDCIDALMAGFPAGTVSGAPKVRAMEIIDELEDEKRGIYAGAVGYVSANGDMDTAIALRTGIVKDDMLHVRAGAGIVLDSTPEYEWAETKHKAAALFRAAEQSVRFDRN; encoded by the coding sequence GTGACCCCTGAGCTCTCCCCATCACGTGAGGCGTTTCGTACGTCTGACGCCCCTCAACTCGTCTTCGCCCGGGTCATCAATGATATCGACACGCCTGTCTCGGCCTTCATCAAGGCGGGACTGGGCAAGCCTTACGCGTTTCTATTCGAGTCCGTTCAGGGCGGCGAACAGCGCGGCCGGTTTTCTTTCTTCGGCTTCGATCCGGACCTGATCTGGCGCAGCGACGGTGAGAGGGCCTTGCTGTCACGCAATGGCGGCGTCTATACCGACATGCCGGGCCAGCCGTTGGACGCACTGCGTGCCCTTATTTCTGAATGCCGCTTCGATCTGCCGGACAACCTGCCCCCGATGACGGCCGGCCTGTTCGGCTATCTGGGCTATGACATGATCCGTCATGTGGAAGTGCTGGCTCAGCCCAATCCCGATCCGATCGGCACGCCCGATGCGATCATGGTGCGTCCGCGGACCGTATGCATTTTCGATCAGGTCAAGCAGGAGATCATCGTCGCGGCCCTGGTTCCACCGGGCGGAGATTATGATGCGGCGCAGTCGCGGATCGAGTCCACGATTGCCGACCTGGACGGTCCGACACCCGCCTCGCCGTCTTCGTCGGTTCAGGTGCCGGAGATTGCGCCTGCCTTGGGCACGGATCTACCGGTATTTTCTGATCGCGTAAAAGCCGCGCGCGACTATATTCTGGCCGGCGATGTGTTTCAGGTCGTGATCGGACAAAGGCTGAGCGCACCGATGGTGGCCAGCCCCTTTGCGCTCTACCGGGCTCTGCGTCGGATGAATCCCTCGCCTTTTCTCTATTTCCTGGATTTCGACGATCATCAGATTATCGGCTCCAGCCCGGAAATTCTCGTCCGCTTGCGCGACGGTGTGGTCACAATCCGTCCGATTGCAGGCACGCGCCCGCGTGGAAAGACTTTGGCGGAAGACATTGAAAATGAACGCAGCCTTCTCGCCGATCCGAAAGAATGCGCCGAGCATCTGATGCTGCTCGACCTCGGTCGCAACGATGTCGGCCGCGTGGTCAAGGCGGGCAGCGTGCGTGTGACGGAACGTTTCATCGTCGAACGCTACAGCCACGTCATGCATATCGTGTCCAATGTCGAAGGCGATATCCGTGAAGATCTGGACTGTATCGATGCGCTGATGGCGGGATTTCCCGCCGGGACCGTCTCTGGCGCGCCGAAGGTCCGGGCGATGGAGATCATTGACGAGCTGGAGGATGAAAAGCGCGGCATCTATGCCGGTGCGGTGGGCTATGTCAGCGCTAATGGCGATATGGACACGGCGATCGCGCTCCGCACCGGGATCGTAAAGGATGACATGCTGCACGTCCGCGCCGGAGCCGGGATCGTTCTGGACTCAACGCCGGAGTATGAATGGGCGGAAACGAAGCACAAGGCCGCCGCCCTCTTTCGTGCGGCCGAGCAGAGCGTCCGGTTCGACCGGAACTAG
- a CDS encoding SurA N-terminal domain-containing protein gives MASDDIYNRPKGAFAKIRTILVGVLVGMLVLAFAVWGIEDVFSPNSSNAVIKVGEVEVGRAEFQDRFNDEMRRFAEENGEGLTPQQAFDRGIPQQLLAQLSQELAIEADSQDLGIGVNNRDVLRYVENIDAFQNEITQQFDRLQLRRLLANNRVTEAEFEQDVVNALSQRQTLPAIMGGITAPSDYAQRFNTFVNEIRKARVIDFGVEALDPLSAPTEAELQSYIAANQARFTAPEYRRFLMIRVEPFDFPNIEVTDIDLRQSYDAYIEDSDVNQAADVSVPEFDDIDEALRNVLRERAIESLLRERYETLLGAGEIGAAETRDVTVLAVPTQDQASVVAARITAGETVEAVAADLNLPAPDTFTGIKPDGLINPASSAAAFDALQGEARVAPTEFGTFDVITVTTINASDVPEFESMREELREGVLEGQALRRINDYERVIDDRLLEGATIEELAEDLNLPLSSYPYIDRSGAMQDGTRLSGFSAIPGIASDDRLLQAVFTSDIGFESDITPTSNNGLAIFRVTDIIDARPRELDEVRDLAAALWSRQQLTDALTQKGVELATRLREGESLEVVAEEIGSTVREIAIQRVSPPTDVSAAVTIGLLDGEVGQIARGPARKEGRYEIGVLDSISTDSERVGGQMLDIIRQNLSEQIALDISRAYQNAITTDKDQRIFEDQMLAAIGLEQPS, from the coding sequence ATGGCCAGTGACGATATCTATAACCGCCCCAAGGGCGCATTCGCGAAAATCCGAACCATTCTTGTCGGCGTGCTCGTCGGTATGCTGGTTCTCGCCTTCGCCGTCTGGGGGATCGAGGACGTCTTCTCGCCCAATAGTTCCAATGCGGTCATCAAGGTCGGCGAAGTCGAAGTTGGCCGGGCTGAATTTCAGGATCGCTTCAATGATGAGATGCGGCGATTTGCAGAAGAAAATGGAGAAGGTCTGACCCCGCAACAGGCTTTCGATCGCGGGATCCCGCAGCAATTACTGGCTCAACTGTCACAGGAATTGGCGATCGAGGCGGATTCACAGGATCTGGGCATCGGCGTCAATAATCGCGACGTGTTGCGCTATGTCGAAAATATCGACGCCTTTCAGAACGAGATCACGCAACAGTTCGACCGTCTGCAATTACGCCGTCTGCTGGCGAATAATCGCGTCACAGAGGCTGAGTTCGAACAGGATGTCGTCAATGCGCTGAGCCAGCGCCAGACCCTGCCTGCGATCATGGGCGGAATCACCGCCCCCAGCGATTACGCGCAACGCTTCAACACATTCGTCAATGAAATTCGCAAGGCGCGCGTGATCGATTTCGGGGTCGAAGCGCTGGACCCGCTGAGTGCGCCGACCGAGGCGGAGCTGCAATCCTATATCGCTGCCAATCAGGCCCGGTTCACGGCCCCTGAATATCGGCGCTTCCTGATGATCCGGGTCGAGCCCTTCGATTTTCCGAATATCGAAGTGACGGACATCGATCTGCGCCAGAGCTATGATGCTTATATTGAGGACTCGGACGTCAATCAGGCAGCGGATGTCAGCGTCCCCGAGTTCGACGACATCGATGAAGCGCTCAGAAACGTTCTGAGAGAAAGAGCGATCGAATCCTTGCTGAGAGAGCGTTACGAAACGCTCCTCGGGGCCGGCGAAATCGGTGCTGCGGAGACGCGCGACGTAACCGTCCTTGCCGTACCGACACAGGATCAGGCCTCCGTCGTGGCCGCGCGCATCACAGCGGGCGAGACGGTAGAGGCCGTCGCCGCCGATCTGAACCTTCCTGCACCCGACACATTTACCGGCATCAAGCCGGACGGACTGATCAATCCTGCAAGCTCGGCAGCCGCGTTCGACGCGCTACAGGGCGAGGCCCGTGTCGCCCCGACCGAGTTCGGCACGTTCGACGTCATCACGGTCACGACGATCAATGCGTCCGATGTTCCCGAGTTCGAGTCCATGCGCGAAGAATTGCGTGAAGGCGTTCTGGAAGGTCAGGCGCTTCGGCGGATCAATGACTATGAGCGCGTGATCGATGACCGGCTGCTTGAAGGCGCCACGATCGAGGAGCTCGCAGAAGATCTGAACCTGCCGCTTTCAAGCTATCCCTATATTGACCGATCCGGCGCAATGCAGGACGGAACGCGCCTGTCCGGCTTCTCCGCCATACCGGGCATCGCATCCGACGACCGGCTGCTACAGGCCGTTTTCACGAGCGATATAGGCTTCGAGTCGGACATTACGCCGACATCGAATAATGGTCTGGCCATTTTCCGGGTGACGGACATCATTGATGCGCGACCACGAGAGCTGGACGAAGTCCGCGATCTGGCCGCTGCATTGTGGTCACGCCAGCAACTGACGGATGCCCTGACCCAGAAAGGTGTGGAGCTCGCGACTCGCCTTCGCGAGGGCGAAAGCCTGGAGGTCGTGGCCGAGGAAATCGGATCGACCGTGCGCGAGATCGCCATACAGCGCGTCAGCCCTCCGACGGACGTTTCCGCTGCCGTGACTATCGGCCTGCTGGATGGGGAGGTCGGCCAAATCGCACGCGGCCCGGCCCGGAAGGAAGGTCGCTACGAAATCGGTGTGCTGGATTCGATCTCGACGGATAGTGAGCGCGTTGGCGGCCAGATGCTCGACATCATTCGCCAGAACCTGTCCGAACAGATCGCGCTCGACATCAGCCGCGCCTACCAGAATGCGATCACGACGGATAAGGATCAGCGCATCTTCGAAGACCAGATGCTCGCGGCCATCGGGCTGGAGCAGCCCAGCTAG
- the tpiA gene encoding triose-phosphate isomerase: MKQLIAANWKMNGMPGWEAKVSDLAARSADAGCELLICPPHPLVAMLCQAASGTTIQIGGQDCCEFPAGAHTGETDPDLLSALGASYVILGHSERRTAGETDQRVQDKAVRAQFSALRPIICVGESLGQRESGEAVPIVTRQLENSLPNAGDYDIAYEPIWAIGTGRTATAQDIAAMHAAIRKAVGDGPRILYGGSVKPANAREILHLPDVGGALVGGASLEMDSFAQIAAASH; encoded by the coding sequence ATGAAACAGCTGATTGCCGCAAACTGGAAAATGAACGGGATGCCGGGCTGGGAAGCCAAAGTTTCGGATCTGGCCGCACGGTCAGCGGACGCAGGCTGCGAATTGCTGATTTGTCCGCCCCATCCGCTTGTCGCCATGCTCTGCCAGGCTGCATCTGGCACGACTATCCAGATCGGCGGTCAGGATTGCTGCGAATTTCCGGCTGGCGCGCATACAGGAGAAACGGATCCTGACCTGCTGTCTGCGCTCGGGGCGTCCTATGTCATTCTTGGCCATTCGGAGCGCAGAACGGCTGGCGAAACGGATCAACGTGTTCAGGACAAGGCGGTCCGGGCCCAATTCAGTGCTCTGCGCCCGATCATCTGTGTCGGCGAAAGTCTGGGACAGCGCGAATCGGGTGAGGCGGTGCCAATCGTCACACGGCAGCTGGAAAACAGTCTGCCGAACGCAGGCGATTACGATATCGCCTATGAGCCGATCTGGGCCATCGGGACAGGACGGACGGCAACTGCACAGGATATTGCAGCCATGCATGCCGCCATTCGTAAGGCGGTCGGGGACGGACCCCGAATTCTCTATGGCGGATCAGTCAAGCCGGCCAATGCGCGTGAAATTCTGCATTTGCCTGATGTCGGCGGCGCACTGGTCGGCGGCGCGAGCCTGGAAATGGACAGTTTCGCACAGATCGCCGCCGCCTCTCACTAG
- a CDS encoding pentapeptide repeat-containing protein, with translation MPGSNPWSDAAWLWSDRDGAARHSPTGPATGTSADRPADPCARDLPRVARVGLSVANRSAENVTSSGLSRPDEPRTALSRANFSGTNFSGTDLSRSARSVANGRGATSLAASDAAFIRYPSDRLSSGAGGESQPLRPSE, from the coding sequence ATTCCGGGCTCAAATCCCTGGTCAGATGCAGCCTGGTTATGGTCAGATCGCGACGGCGCAGCCCGTCATAGCCCAACCGGCCCTGCGACAGGGACGTCCGCCGATCGGCCAGCCGATCCCTGCGCCAGAGACCTACCCCGCGTCGCAAGGGTCGGGCTATCAGTCGCAAACCGTTCAGCCGAAAATGTCACAAGCTCCGGTTTATCAAGGCCAGATGAACCAAGGACAGCCTTATCAAGGGCCAATTTCTCAGGGACCAATTTCTCAGGGACCGATCTATCAAGGTCAGCCCGTTCAGTCGCCAATGGCCGGGGCGCGACAAGCCTCGCCGCAAGCGATGCCGCGTTCATCCGTTACCCGTCCGATCGGCTTTCATCAGGGGCAGGCGGCGAGTCCCAGCCTTTACGGCCATCTGAATGA
- a CDS encoding peptide chain release factor 3: MSKALATEPRTRRVFAIISHPDAGKTTLTENMLLASGAIHQAGKVAARGEARRTQSDWMKIEQERGISVSSSVMTFEHKGLTFNLLDTPGHEDFSEDTYRTLTAADCAVMVLDVAKGIEPQTLKLFEVCRLRDIPIITFINKLDREGVDPFDLIAEIEDKLALDVVPMQWPAASGRRFRGIADLRTNQFLAFAKQDSGEDHHWTPMDGNSIGQTFDDDALLEEFQMEAELAREYPDFNEQSFREGHMTPVYFGSALRKFGVLELIDALAEFAPMPQAEPAVKAGQDVEIKPTDKEVSGFVFKVQANMDLNHRDRVAFYRMVSGEFKRGMKLKTADGKGLSVHNPVMFFAQDRELAQEAYAGDVIGIPNHGVLRVGDSLSESGKIKFAGIPNFAPEILRRARLEDPLKAKHLRKALESLAEEGVTQLFKPNFGADMIVGAVGSLQIDVMRERIKTEYGLGVQFESPPFQTARWVTSDDPAKLKAFVDKNMMNMAEDIDGDPVFLAKSAWDIGYAQEKNPHLRFLTTKERR; the protein is encoded by the coding sequence ATGTCGAAAGCCCTTGCAACAGAGCCCAGAACCCGGCGCGTCTTCGCGATCATCTCTCACCCGGATGCGGGCAAGACGACCCTGACCGAGAACATGTTGCTGGCATCGGGCGCGATCCATCAGGCCGGCAAGGTCGCCGCACGCGGCGAAGCCCGGCGGACGCAATCGGACTGGATGAAGATCGAACAGGAACGCGGCATTTCAGTCAGTTCCTCCGTCATGACGTTCGAGCATAAAGGCCTGACCTTCAATCTGCTCGACACGCCGGGCCACGAAGACTTCTCCGAAGACACCTACCGTACGCTAACCGCCGCCGATTGCGCCGTCATGGTTCTGGACGTCGCCAAAGGTATCGAGCCTCAGACGCTCAAACTGTTCGAAGTCTGCCGCCTGCGCGACATTCCGATCATCACCTTCATCAATAAGCTGGACCGGGAGGGCGTCGACCCGTTCGACCTGATCGCGGAAATCGAGGACAAGCTGGCGCTCGACGTCGTGCCGATGCAGTGGCCCGCCGCATCCGGACGGCGGTTTCGCGGAATCGCCGACCTCCGGACCAATCAGTTTCTGGCTTTTGCCAAGCAGGATAGCGGGGAAGACCATCACTGGACGCCCATGGACGGCAATTCGATTGGCCAGACATTTGATGATGACGCGCTGCTGGAAGAGTTCCAGATGGAAGCCGAACTGGCTCGCGAATATCCTGACTTCAACGAGCAATCCTTCCGCGAAGGCCATATGACGCCCGTCTATTTCGGTAGCGCGCTACGTAAGTTCGGCGTTCTGGAACTGATCGACGCGCTGGCGGAATTCGCGCCCATGCCGCAGGCCGAACCCGCAGTCAAAGCGGGGCAAGATGTCGAAATAAAGCCCACCGACAAGGAAGTGTCGGGCTTCGTGTTCAAAGTACAGGCCAATATGGACCTGAACCACCGCGACCGCGTCGCCTTCTACCGTATGGTATCGGGCGAGTTTAAACGCGGGATGAAGCTCAAGACCGCCGACGGCAAGGGCTTGTCCGTGCATAATCCGGTCATGTTCTTTGCTCAGGATCGGGAACTGGCGCAGGAAGCCTATGCCGGCGATGTAATCGGAATTCCGAACCACGGTGTTTTGCGCGTCGGCGATAGCCTGTCGGAATCCGGCAAGATCAAGTTTGCTGGCATCCCCAATTTCGCGCCTGAAATCCTGCGGCGCGCCCGGCTGGAAGACCCGCTCAAAGCCAAACATCTTCGCAAGGCGCTCGAATCCCTGGCCGAAGAAGGCGTCACCCAGCTGTTCAAGCCGAATTTCGGCGCGGACATGATCGTCGGAGCCGTCGGAAGCCTGCAGATCGATGTGATGCGCGAGCGTATCAAGACCGAATATGGTCTCGGTGTGCAGTTCGAGTCCCCGCCGTTTCAGACGGCCCGTTGGGTTACGTCGGACGACCCGGCCAAATTGAAGGCATTCGTCGACAAGAACATGATGAACATGGCCGAAGACATTGATGGTGATCCGGTTTTTCTAGCCAAGTCGGCTTGGGACATTGGCTATGCGCAGGAGAAAAACCCCCATCTGCGCTTCCTGACGACGAAGGAACGCCGCTAG